The following coding sequences are from one Mytilus trossulus isolate FHL-02 chromosome 8, PNRI_Mtr1.1.1.hap1, whole genome shotgun sequence window:
- the LOC134728074 gene encoding proline-rich protein 11-like, producing the protein MYLKNKEEDKNRFPSILLLSDCFGREGVDVSGWISMLKIFLHITGVFNWVQQWMFRRSNENPELLETRRRLRNLEEQVRQLILEQKKLATNSVGNNCTVCTCQRHGEVGVVNSRGCVPQAPPPPPPPPPPPPPPPLPPVMSLSKRVLAEKNNNTMKSTDKPKKSPLKSLVLTPADLQQIKLTTPKERHPSQNGKRNPNGCIQPLITEEDLRNKCLNKVLLTTPNKENVKHRLAQEVLSFRLKKTEIKRSPGGTPQVNRKRKMRRGSGLAPVMATALRKKFITVHSSPNTSDSSVNSPLSTDSSPFS; encoded by the exons atgtatttaaagaataaagaagAAGATAAAAATAG ATTCCCTAGTATTCTGTTGCTAAGTGACTGTTTTGGTAGAGAAGGAGTAGATGTTTCAGGATGGATAAGCATGCTCAAGATATTTCTCCATATAACTGGAGTATTTAACTGGGTGCAGCAGTGGATGTTCAGg AGAAGTAATGAAAACCCAGAGTTATTAGAAACACGAAGAAGATTAAGAAACCTTGAAGAGCAAGTCAGACAATTAATACTGGAACAAAAA aaactGGCTACAAATTCTGTTGGAAATAATTGTACAGTATGTACCTGTCAAAGGCATGGAGAAGTAGGTGTGGTCAATAGTAGAGGGTGTGTCCCACAAGCACCCCCTCCACCGCCTCCTCCACCACCGCCACCACCCCCTCCGCCTCTCCCACCAGTGATGTCATTATCAAAGAGAGTATTGGCTGAAAAGAACAACAATACAATGAAATCAACAGATAAGCCA AAGAAGAGTCCTTTGAAGTCATTAGTGTTAACACCAGCTGACCTCCAGCAGATCAAACTCACCACTCCTAAAGAAAGACATCCTTCACAAAAT GGAAAGAGAAATCCCAATGGTTGTATACAACCATTGATTACAGAAGAAGATCTGAGGAATAAATGTCTTAACAAAGTTTTACTGACCACACCAAACAAAGAAAATGTCAAACACAG gttAGCACAAGAAGTATTAAGTTTTAGGTTAAagaaaactgaaattaaaag AAGTCCAGGAGGAACACCACAGGTGAACAGAAAAAGGAAGATGAGAAGGGGGAGTGGCTTAGCACCAGTCATGGCAACAGCACTCAGAAAAAAGTTCATA ACAGTACACAGTAGTCCAAACACATCTGACAGTTCAGTAAACAGTCCTTTGTCAACAGATTCAAGTCCGTTTAGTTGA